From Candidatus Methanoperedens sp., one genomic window encodes:
- a CDS encoding preprotein translocase subunit TatC has protein sequence MNFEGIFSIISQIKKNIIYLVAVFGAGALISFSYMGGVIKKIETDMFWRLNIQDRPDSAKQLLEISNEIVLISKRLADNNSVNSINSVIAQNLTRVSNDILNVSQNLNLYKPNIIYLTPMEVIMLEFKMSLIFGFLVVSPLILYYVYRGARGRLTSLPFIREKRSLIVIAITTSIALFLIGAGYAYLYMLPFFLSFLYQDAMNLGINATFSIYEFISFIVMTTVILGIAFELPVILTFLVHIGVTSRKTLAHYRRHAYVILLIIAAWVTPDPTMFTQIMVALPFIILYEASLVVMILTGK, from the coding sequence ATGAATTTTGAAGGGATCTTTTCAATAATTTCTCAGATTAAAAAAAATATAATTTATCTTGTCGCTGTTTTCGGGGCAGGGGCGCTTATATCTTTTTCATATATGGGAGGGGTAATTAAAAAAATAGAAACTGATATGTTCTGGCGTTTGAACATACAGGATAGACCGGATTCGGCTAAACAATTGCTTGAAATTTCCAATGAAATTGTATTGATATCAAAAAGGCTTGCTGATAATAATTCCGTAAATTCCATAAATTCCGTAATTGCCCAGAACCTGACGAGGGTCTCAAATGATATTTTAAATGTTTCCCAGAACCTAAATTTATATAAGCCGAATATTATTTATCTAACCCCTATGGAAGTAATTATGCTTGAATTCAAGATGTCCCTTATATTCGGTTTTCTGGTAGTCTCTCCTCTCATACTATATTACGTTTACAGGGGAGCAAGAGGCAGGCTAACCAGCCTCCCATTTATACGAGAAAAAAGATCGCTTATTGTTATAGCGATAACTACTTCAATAGCTCTGTTCTTGATTGGTGCAGGATATGCATATTTGTATATGCTTCCTTTTTTCCTGAGTTTCCTTTATCAGGACGCCATGAACCTGGGGATAAATGCGACTTTTTCAATTTATGAATTCATCTCTTTTATTGTAATGACAACGGTGATCCTTGGAATAGCTTTTGAATTACCCGTGATATTGACTTTTCTTGTCCATATCGGGGTTACATCCAGGAAAACGCTTGCTCATTACAGAAGGCATGCATACGTCATACTTCTGATAATCGCAGCCTGGGTAACACCCGACCCCACCATGTTCACGCAGATAATGGTCGCGCTGCCGTTTATAATACTGTATGAAGCAAGCCTGGTAGTAATGATATTAACAGGAAAATGA